GACAGCAGTCCCAAACAGCTATCTGAATGTAGAGAGGGGCAAAAATAGTAACATGATTCACTTTTCCTTCGGCTCATATCAGTAACATTTTGACGCTTTCTGAGATTGATTATAAAACTGGATCACATCCTTGTATTTTAACACTTTACCCAGATAtagctgttttgtgtctcctgTGGTTGTATTTATCTACTGTAACTGTCTGTCAGCATTAGTTTTTCCTGACTCTTACGCTCCATCTGTTTACACTGCTTTTATGTATGTTGTGGGCGGGCTGCATCCAGAACTTATTTAGCTTTCTGACCACAACAAGAGACTGACCACTTCCACTGATTTTAAATATCTGATTCAATATACCAGCATCTTGACATCACTGAATAGTAAAGGTTGTACAGCAACAAGTGTAACTGTGGCCCAAAAAATCCACAGGGATAAATGGATTAACAGGTACACTATTTGCTCAAAATTCCATGGATCTGAACCTGGATAACAACTCCTCTTCCTGGCCACCTTCCATGGTGCAGCAATACCCATTTCACTGCTTAGCATAAAAAATATGGCACAAATTTCTAGAAACGTCAGTTTGTGTTTAACCATTCAGACTGTTGGTCACAGGTTATGTGTCTGCACATCTTGGTTTGTAAAAGACCTGTGTGTAACAGTATTTCTACTCTAAACAAGCTTTTGCTGAGAACAATCTAATATAAGCTGAGCTTGAAGGTTAATTGctgaccttggaaatagtaatttaaccaaaaaaaaaaaaaaaaatgtcgttACTAGGTAACATggagattgtttgttttttagatgAATTTCAGTCACACGATAACATCATAACCACTGGAACCAGTTTTATCAACTAAGCTATCTCCATAACAAATGAGAAACCGCCTACCATGGATGAAGGCCACAAGAAGTGGCTAAAAGACAGCAAACAGGTTATACCCTGgttatttattcagtgtaaaGGTAGAAATGGTATGAAATTAATATCACTAAAGGAAAACACACGACAGATAAGAGTGACAGAAGGAGTAGCACCATCaccttttcatctttcttttctttgagatACTCTTCATTCCCCTTCTTCTCTGAGGACTCCTCCAGAGGAAAAAGATTGAGATGCTCCAGAGCTCCACTTCCTCCACTGcgttcatcatcatcatcatctctgctTCCTCCCGCTGACTGGAGAGCAGCTCGGGCTTTGCTTCTTAGGTACTCTGTACGTGCCTGTGAAGAAGAACACTTGTTACaaactaaatatataaaaattaaaacataagcATTTCATACCACAGGTATTGAATGAGCAGGGTTAACTTTCTTTTACTATTATGTTACGGTTTTCCTCTAAGCTTCAACCATGAAGACTTTTATCCTATGGTAGTTTAGTTTTAAAAGACATGCATTGTAGCATAGGATTGTGAAGACACATTTTTCACTGAATTTAGCACCTTAAATCCTAAGATctgaaattcttttaaaatgttcactgtcTGGTCAAttgttaaaactgaaaatagcGTGAAAGAATTTGCCACCTTTTTACTCAGTTGAACTGCTCTCACATACCATTTAGCAACGTTACCATGCCATTTTGTAGTCACACTCAAATTTTAATAACTAGATGCTAATACACAGTGACTTGTTAAAGTCTTAAAATAATGCCAGATTATAACTAATACCAGACAGTAACATTCATACTTGTAGCTAAAGTGTTTTATCATTTGATAGTGGACctcagttaaatgttttttttcccagttgtttgagaaaaaaaaaaggggggggggggctttaaaGATGCAGCTAAGAAATATCTGATTGGGAGTGGGCGATATGACGATATATACCATGAGACGATATATATTTCTTAACCCTCAAAGATTTTGCCATATTTTTAATACCATGTTGGCTATCACCTAAATATCTCAAGTCGTATTTGTTCATTGTGGGCAATTGAGCAAATCAGTGAACAGGAATggcaatattggattttttacTGCACACACATAACTCCGATGCATTTACTTTGACTAATGAGGATGAGGACAGATGTTCCTGCCCGGTTATTTTACCCATTAATGGTTTCTCAattgattttacacaaaataatcTATCTTAACATAACAACTAGCTTTGAAAGGCTCATAACTGACATTGTCAGCAAAAACTGACAATGTCGAAAATGCGTTAATTTAATTACAGGTCTCTTATTGAGGTCAGAGTTAAAGATGGTGTTGTACTGAACTAGATTATATggagaggtgtttctattttttgtcCATCCTACTTACATGCAGGTATATGAGGAGGCCTGAATACTAGAAGCACTCGTTAATATAATGCActccagtacaacaccaccactaactaTGACCTCATTTCTAAACATATAACCAAATTAACACCTCTATGAGGGTCAAGAGAAATTCAGCATTACAGGAATCATAAAACAAGAGTTAATGCCAGAACAGTTGTAtttggattgcattagactgtACAGATGTCTTTGATGAAGTGAAGACTTAGCAGTTTATAAGAGACACCTACACTCAGTTACCAatttattagttacacctagcttaaactaatgcagtctaatacaatagtcctgtaataaatcctacctCCATAGTTCTACCTTCCCTGCTTCTCTGATCAtaattgttttcaaattgtttttattgcttaCATTTGttgttctatttttattttttattttattgaagtAGTCTGTAAAGCACTCTGAATTGCATGAAACTGTACTACCTATAACCTGCTGCTATACAGATAAAGACTGAtcgattgattgactgattgactgattgattgataaaCGCTGCAGCTCTAAACATGTGTTTGGTAAATCTTGGGGTGGGCTGAGAATTATTGGACAGCACTACATGAGACACCActcctcatcatcattatcacgGGAGATAACATAACAACACCGGGGTCACCTCTTGCTCGGCACGCTCCACGCGCCGCTTGGCCTCACGCTCCTCTTCTGCTGCCTGGGCCTCGTCCCTCCGCACGCGCGCGACGTTGTCTTTGTTGCGAACGTGCCAGCTCTTCTTCGGGAGGATGTTCATCGTTGCCGGGACGACTGCTGATGCTGTACATTAGCGGTCAGCTAGCTCGACTGGCTAGCGTCAACTGGAACGGGAATGAGCAGAGAACacagggaaaaacacaaagtttaacGATAACACCGTAGCGTTTGTACTAAGAGGAAGTTGGGGAATGAGTAGAGCTGAAAACTAGCCAAATGGGAAGgcagacaaaattacaaaacccACCGCTTTAAGTGTTGCCGTTAGTTAGTTGGCTACCACTAAGCTAACGTTGGCTACTTTCCAACGTATACAACACTTAACGACGAAGCTGCGAGTACGAGCTTTTAACATGCTCCCTCACGGCAAAATCATAATTTCAAACAAcgtaatattaaaaaaaacaagacgcAAATAGTGTCACTAACTTACTGGGAGAGGAGCTGTTCTTGCTGGTAACTGCCCTCAGGAACAAGTAGACCAAAAGAGGAAGTAAACATAACACATTGATGCAGCACCACAAATTTGACACTAGAGGTAGCTATAActcttgtctttttattttgtaaaaggaacaaaaaacatacaaatctAATTTCATAGACAGGCAAAAGTGGTGaatcttttcatttataataaaGGCACTCTTTGAATGGCATTTATGTAATCTAACCATATAACACTAATTTAGATACTAAGGTAGGTTCATTGACAATAAATAggttttaatttcactttttcaagGTTTCTTCAAAAACCTACCTCTTTGTTTAGATCTGTTGAGAACCACAGCATCTTTAATTCAATAATCTTAAACATAAGGGGTGCATACAGTTCTTTTAGATGCCTTATCATGTTTCATCTctaaagatcccctccagacatgttcGAAGatatattaaaatactttgcgtttaatttataatttgtttctgatatggtttttccaTCAAATGTTCAATTACGCGGTTAGAAATTCTTAAATGACAGATACACCTCCTCCCTCACTAAAATATCCAggatctatgaatatgcaaatatttttcattacaaaagGTTTAACTACTGGatacaagatgtctcctaccTCACTGAAAAACCACCCTTAAGTGTATATGCAATGCAGGCTTCAATTTTCCACACCCCAGTTGTATAAAATTTTCTGTTGGACCAGGATTGGCTCCAAACTAGCAGTGATGTCGAAAATAAATgccttaaactcagatttaaggtgagcacagagaaactttggGTCAAGGTCAAACATAAAAGAGAGTAACAATGACCAAaccacatttttgagtggaggaGGACTTCAAGGTAATAAAGAAGGTTGAAGACACCAAACATGTTCCATATGTTCAGTCCTGTACTCCTGCATTATGTTTGGGTATCTGAAGCTGTCGACTCAGCTCCTCTATCTGCTTGACCAAGAACTGCTTGTCGCGGCCCTCCTGCAAGCCACAGACATTAGTATGTTAGTTTTACTAATGCCACTGCATTAGTAAAACTCAATGCTTGTGAGTACTAGGACTTCACATAGGCTGGCCTATATATAATCAAAATTCAAGACCATGTAAATCTTTGCTTTACAATACACCATAAAGTTTAATGCCAACAACTTACCAGTTTTAGCTGCGCTTTTAGCAGAGCAACACTTTTCCCATAGACAGAGGCTAAAGCTATGAAGTAGCACATTACCACACTGTCAAGGAAAAAGACCCATGATTATACATCATAAAATGGACCTGATAATATGCAGATAAAATATAGACtgaaatctaaatctaaatttagGTTTTTAATACAACACTGTATACATCAGAGTAATGGTCCTacagaaaacataaattttACTCACCATGATAACACAAACAGAGGGATAGAGAACGCCTGGGAGCCAATGAAGAAGAGAAACTTATGTGTAGTTTCAGAGAGGCTGTAGAAAGAGGTTGGAACAATCGACCACATGTTGGGGAAGGAACGGAAAGGACCGCAACCCAAAGACGGATGGATCCTGggaggacagagggaaacaCCTCTCAACAATATAACATAACTAACATGGACAACAtaattattcaaaatttttaGCAGTGCCATCCTGCCAGTCTTCTTACAGTACTTTACTTTCTTACCTGCAGAGCAAAAACTGTGACCGCTCTTACCGCTATTTCACTAAATTAAATAGCACTTCTGTCGTATTTCTTTGAGGGAAGAATGCAGCAATCGGCACTCACTCAGCCAGACTGTAAATCATGACAACTGTGGCCAGGCCCCAGCCAAATAGGAGTACCACGAGGAAAAAgaaggtggaggtggtggagcgAAACGTCTTCAGTGCTGGTCGACAATTATAGAAGAGCGTGATCTGAGGGGTACAGTGGCAATGGGGACACGAAAGGGATTAGGGACAAAACCAAGCAGCATTGTGTAACATGTTGGCTCTGTTATAGGATCATCGTCACCTTCTTGCAGTAGAAGAGGATGACAAACTTGATGCCGTTGATGAGTGGCAGCAGGGGGCAAAAAAGAGCTCCTGTCCAAACCAAAGTCTGACCATAAACCAGGCCAAGCACGTTGGAAGGCACCACAAACTCCTGCCGACCCACCCACTGAGCCAGCTTACTGGACCAGTTGTCCACCAGGATCctgacatacacaaaaacataaataaacaacttaCTGTGGACACAGCCTTAGTGATTTAAGTTTCCATCTTATTTAACGTAGACAAGTCGTTCATTCATTGATTTGTACCTGCGTGGAAACTCCACCAGGACAAGCATAGCGATGTTGATGAGGAGGTCAAACAGTGTCAGCTTGTACATCTCCTGTCCTACACGTGTTTCCCAGCACTACATCATGAGATAAACATGCAAAGATTGACCTGTTTCACAACGCGTATACGCTAATTCAAAATTAACCACACATTTTATTAACACATCAACCATGCATTTTACTTTATTCGCCAGTGTCAGCAGATGAGACAGACAGGCTCTATCATCATGAGTTACTGAAAAGCTCACAGTGCAAAACCTAGaatgttttatctttgtcaTTTATGAGTAAATTACACAGTAACggattcaaaatgtttttctctatttattcTGCTGATCGTCAGGCATTTGGCAAACTGAAACTACATCaatctgtttgtctctctcctctttcctcttgcaGTTGTCTACTGTAGCCCTCAGTTGATCCCCCTAATTTAGCGTATTCTCTGTCTCCCCAATATAttgatgcaaaaacaaacagcaaacagattTCTTTGCTTATATAAACAAAGCCGTAACAGGGAAGTTAGATTAGAAGTCATCTCCTAACTGCAGAATTGCATTACATTTGTTATATCAAGgatttcctctctgttttttcttaagCTGCTGGTACTTGTCTAACAGCTTGGCGATTCCTTTGATCCTGTTTGTGAAAAAGAGgcatctttaaaaataatttgcatgcACTCAAGAACAGTCAAGTGGTATAATTACCGGGTAGGCTCCATGGTTGTATTGGCACAGCTTACAAGTGCCACTATTTGTGTCCCCCTCACAGGTGATCTGACGCCACAGGGTGAAGAGGAGAACACCCAGACTCACCAGACGCAGGAATACTGCCCTGGACAAGGAATTGAATCACGATCTACGAATCTGATGCTAAGATTTCTTGGGTgtttaaacaaatattattaatattaaatattatgtaaATGCTCTGACATTATCCTTCTCCCACAGAAACACCAGTGCAAACCTTAATAGTGCCACTATGATGGTAGTGCTAGGGGTGTATCTTTCTATTAAGGCAATCTGGTCACACAGCAGAGGCACCAGGAAATTTCCGGTGGTGATGACAATGGAGGGAAGATACTCAAAAATCAAACCCAGGATCCCTCGCTCCTCGCTCATTTGCTGTTTGGGAGAGATGGAAGCCAAAAGTTCACCCAAGACTTAAAAAACACTTCAATCAGCATCAACCCTCTACTTTTACATCATTTACCTGGCTGAAGTTGGTGGCCACAAAGATGGCATAGAAGGCTGCTATTATGAGCgcaaatgcaacaaaacacataaaaacacgtAGAGAGTAtaaaacaattttctgacaCAAAGTCAGAGCAGCTGCCCGTTTCTTTATGCTCTCCTCCTCAAGATCCACCTGATGGAGAGAGAGTAGGGAGGTGAGGTAAGGGGTTAATAATGATTTGTGTAAAACTTTAGAGAGAAAACCTGCCACATGTCaatcccttttccctttttcctgaCTGCCCTCCATCATGCTAAGTAGGACAGATCCCCCCTGACCTGCAGCTGGTAGTGGATGTTCTTCTGCTTCAGCTGGGTAGCTCGGTCTCCCAGGCAACCGTAGTCCCAGCCGGTGAACACTATCAGGCTGTAGTTGCCCACAGCGCTGCCTCCTGTTGCCACAGCAACTCGAGCTGCAGTCCCCATGCTGTTTGTGAGAGGAGGATACAGTTGCAGGTCGAGGCGGCTGTACTCTCGGCTCAGgcttttaaatgtcattgtttATTTCAGTGACCTGGCCCTTCACTAagacagctgaacacacacatacacacagaggctAGGTATGGATTGTTAACGCTGAACCTGAAAGTGTTTGTTGCGGGACTGACCGTGCTATGATacaaatgagacaaaaggcAAAATAGAAAACAGCAGTGAAGAGGTAGGCCAGGGGGATGTTGTAGGAGAAGTTCCTGTCCTCCACCATTGTGTTGTTGTAGTAACCGTAAAACAGGTATGAATACTCCATAAAACCctacagaaagaggagaggatggtCACTAAGCATGTCCGATGTACTTAAATGTACATGGGATGTAGTTTAAATTTACTTTCATAAGCAGagaatatattttgaaatgtatacTTCAGCTCCGATATATTCCCATTCTGTCATGTTTATGGCCTTTTTAACTTTATGaccatgtgtttttgtttgggtttttagtCATAAGAAAATGGTCATAGATGCCATATTGGATTattagaataaaattaaaagtatttattataCTTCACATAGACTTTGTTTTAaagcagtagtttgacattttggattatattatttactttcttgctgagatttaGATGTTAAGATCAATACCACactcatgtctgtccattaactatggagctggagacaggagacaGTTAGTTTatcttagcaaaaagactggaaacagctagcctggccttGTCTGAGTGTAACAAAATCTTGGTTGTTTAGtccatgcaaaaaaaagaagtgaaaaacaacagtttggGGTTTTAAAGGTAGCTATgtgttggactatttcttggatGAGaacagtaacttcctggagtctctgtcTATAATCCAAAAAAGCCACATGTAGGACACATGAGCACATATAAAAGGTAAAAGGTGTAAAGAATCATAATGTccaacagtgaaaaacacaaatatctgtTTTGCTATAAATTCTGCAAGTCTCATATCTTTGCTGATTATTGCAATGTTGCAGTTTCTCACCGTTCCCGAAAGTAAGTCAAGGAAATAATTATAGAACACCACCAAGCTTTGAGGATTAGGGTCGTAATCCATGCATTCCTCTGGACCTGCAAAACACAGCAAGGGGAACGCTTTATGATCTCTGCGTGCATACTCAGATTACAGTGTTGCTATAGGTTTCCCTGCATTTCTCCGAACGTATAGGTTATGTAGTTGTCCTACGGTTTTAGGAGTAACAGGGAGAGAAGCAGAGTAAAAGCTTCAGTGGCGGTTAAATGCAGGTCTGGCAGAGGCACAGGGTCTTTTTATTCCAACACTGTCAACTAGATAAAGCTAATTTCCTCACACAGCGTTGAATAATCAAAtggttttgtttaataaaataagcttttcctacaatgacaaatcaaaatgttggCAGTGAAAAAGTCCTGTTGTATCTTCTACAGTATATGTCACTCATAGTGAATAATAAACTTCTGA
This sequence is a window from Xiphias gladius isolate SHS-SW01 ecotype Sanya breed wild chromosome 22, ASM1685928v1, whole genome shotgun sequence. Protein-coding genes within it:
- the tmc4 gene encoding transmembrane channel-like protein 7; amino-acid sequence: MASNPQRQGSRIGYPGERQPLRSRRASSQVSNQYYPQFDRSATHTDEDEEGNSGPPRDLRSIPLPMALKRAVRQVEQMQVPVVSSAESWKRNKTKSLSKLKDNARGVLHFFALWHESLQKIGGNFGGGVQSYFLFLRFLVVLNFVSFSLIAGFVLIPSIVFRSVGSSLINSTGPEECMDYDPNPQSLVVFYNYFLDLLSGTGFMEYSYLFYGYYNNTMVEDRNFSYNIPLAYLFTAVFYFAFCLICIIARMGTAARVAVATGGSAVGNYSLIVFTGWDYGCLGDRATQLKQKNIHYQLQVDLEEESIKKRAAALTLCQKIVLYSLRVFMCFVAFALIIAAFYAIFVATNFSQQMSEERGILGLIFEYLPSIVITTGNFLVPLLCDQIALIERYTPSTTIIVALLRAVFLRLVSLGVLLFTLWRQITCEGDTNSGTCKLCQYNHGAYPCWETRVGQEMYKLTLFDLLINIAMLVLVEFPRRILVDNWSSKLAQWVGRQEFVVPSNVLGLVYGQTLVWTGALFCPLLPLINGIKFVILFYCKKITLFYNCRPALKTFRSTTSTFFFLVVLLFGWGLATVVMIYSLAEIHPSLGCGPFRSFPNMWSIVPTSFYSLSETTHKFLFFIGSQAFSIPLFVLSCVVMCYFIALASVYGKSVALLKAQLKLEGRDKQFLVKQIEELSRQLQIPKHNAGVQD